From Shewanella psychrophila, a single genomic window includes:
- the bioD gene encoding dethiobiotin synthase, which yields MNYFVTGTDTDSGKTLVTSALLYKMGQSQAYGRTLGLKPVASGCEQTELGLRNCDALALIEQSSIALEYELVNPLSFLPAIAPHIAASQAGVDISPGTIQAKIQQSLVAAELNETDVCLIEGAGGWRLPLGEGQFLSEVVQDINMPVILVVGVKLGCLNHAVLTHEAIIADGLTVAGWVANIVEPQTSCLDENLASLHQLMPSPCLGMVPYLSEVSAKAAAEHLSLTALLA from the coding sequence ATGAATTATTTCGTCACAGGTACAGACACAGATAGCGGTAAAACCTTAGTCACATCGGCGCTCTTGTATAAAATGGGACAAAGCCAAGCTTATGGCCGCACCTTAGGGCTTAAGCCTGTAGCCTCGGGTTGTGAGCAGACTGAGCTTGGATTGAGAAATTGTGATGCATTGGCGCTTATTGAGCAGTCCAGTATCGCGTTGGAATATGAATTGGTTAATCCCCTCTCGTTTTTACCTGCGATTGCGCCGCATATTGCAGCGTCACAGGCTGGAGTCGACATTAGTCCCGGTACAATACAGGCTAAAATACAGCAAAGCTTAGTTGCTGCTGAACTCAATGAGACTGATGTTTGCCTCATCGAAGGTGCGGGAGGCTGGCGTCTGCCTCTGGGGGAGGGACAATTTCTTTCTGAAGTTGTACAGGACATAAATATGCCGGTGATTTTAGTGGTGGGAGTGAAGCTAGGCTGTTTAAATCACGCAGTACTGACACATGAAGCCATCATAGCCGATGGGCTAACCGTTGCGGGTTGGGTCGCTAATATCGTGGAGCCTCAGACCAGCTGCCTGGATGAAAACCTTGCCAGTTTGCATCAGCTCATGCCTTCTCCTTGTTTAGGCATGGTGCCTTATCTTAGTGAGGTTTCAGCTAAAGCTGCTGCTGAACACCTGAGCCTGACAGCTTTGCTTGCATAG
- a CDS encoding aminotransferase class I/II-fold pyridoxal phosphate-dependent enzyme yields the protein MSTALLDKIEKTQAQLERQGLLRRRHAISASLPDEPNIELPDQLSFRLKGKHYLNFSSNDYLGLSRSKALIDAMCHASKQYGVGSGSSPLVTGYSQAHLALEQRLCKITGHEAALLFCSGFSANMALMKTLFDSSDTVMADKLMHASVIDGLRDCQVQLKRFLHNDVASAQRIMNKQVPTALITESIFSMDGDIAPLLSLSRLCKQNNVSMIVDDAHGFGVQTPPLVDAKIADIQVVTFGKALGCQGAAILASQQVVDFLVSNAREYIYSTAISPVNACVALAAVDLIDTDLSLVHRLIDNISYFRQQCEHAGIKLSDSSTAIQPLVLGDIDTTLLVADRLKELGLWVGAIRPPTVPKGSARLRMTITAMHTRDDIDRLVDGLSTTLA from the coding sequence ATGAGCACTGCTCTGCTTGATAAGATTGAAAAGACTCAGGCCCAACTTGAACGCCAAGGCTTGCTGCGGCGCAGGCATGCTATCTCTGCAAGCTTACCTGATGAGCCAAATATTGAACTGCCAGACCAATTATCCTTCAGGCTAAAGGGTAAGCATTACCTGAATTTTAGCAGTAACGACTATCTTGGTTTATCTCGCTCGAAAGCGCTAATCGATGCCATGTGTCATGCCAGTAAACAATACGGTGTCGGCAGTGGATCTTCACCTTTAGTGACGGGTTACAGCCAGGCTCATTTAGCATTGGAGCAGAGGCTCTGCAAGATCACTGGGCACGAGGCGGCCTTGTTATTTTGCTCGGGTTTCAGTGCTAATATGGCATTGATGAAGACCCTGTTCGACTCAAGCGATACTGTGATGGCAGATAAGCTGATGCATGCTTCTGTCATCGATGGTTTAAGAGACTGCCAGGTTCAGTTGAAGCGATTCTTGCACAATGATGTCGCGAGCGCCCAGCGCATAATGAACAAACAAGTCCCCACGGCCTTGATCACCGAAAGTATTTTTAGCATGGACGGTGATATAGCACCGCTCTTATCATTGTCTAGGCTCTGTAAGCAGAATAATGTCAGTATGATTGTCGATGATGCCCATGGTTTTGGGGTACAAACGCCGCCATTAGTCGATGCTAAGATTGCCGATATACAGGTGGTGACCTTTGGTAAGGCTTTAGGCTGTCAAGGCGCGGCTATCTTAGCCAGTCAACAGGTGGTCGATTTTCTGGTCTCCAATGCCAGAGAGTATATCTACTCGACCGCCATCTCACCGGTGAATGCTTGTGTTGCTTTAGCGGCGGTAGATTTAATTGATACGGATCTTTCTCTGGTTCATAGACTCATCGATAACATCAGTTATTTTAGGCAGCAATGTGAGCATGCTGGCATTAAATTATCCGATTCCTCCACGGCAATTCAGCCTCTAGTGCTAGGTGATATTGACACCACACTACTTGTTGCCGATAGGCTCAAGGAGCTAGGGCTTTGGGTCGGGGCCATTCGGCCTCCTACTGTGCCTAAAGGCTCTGCGCGACTGCGAATGACTATCACGGCTATGCATACGCGTGATGATATCGACAGATTAGTGGATGGATTGAGCACAACGTTAGCTTAA
- a CDS encoding methyltransferase domain-containing protein: MNKRVAQSVNDQTVAQRFSAAAKHYHEHDRVQKLSCIQLFESMDPGRVLLDIGAGPGTDFSQFESVKQVIALDIAQGMLEQVKLDFPNYQTVCANAELIPLPDNTIDSAYSNLALQWCGDLSSSLNETARVLKSGGEYHLAIVTQDSLLELSELGFRVNAFRSMEEILSHFDRELWQIMSFETTAISVYFADLKSLLYSIKGVGASIHANANNKPSHGIRGRGDWKKLLAIAELSRTPQGLPLTYQIATISAKKRIPIEISM; encoded by the coding sequence GTGAACAAAAGGGTAGCACAAAGCGTTAATGATCAAACTGTTGCTCAACGATTTTCGGCAGCGGCCAAGCATTACCACGAACACGATAGAGTTCAGAAACTCTCCTGCATACAGCTTTTCGAGTCAATGGACCCTGGCAGGGTCTTGTTAGACATAGGTGCAGGCCCTGGGACTGATTTCAGTCAGTTTGAATCAGTCAAGCAGGTGATAGCATTAGATATCGCTCAAGGCATGCTCGAGCAGGTGAAGCTAGATTTTCCCAACTATCAAACGGTCTGCGCCAATGCCGAATTAATTCCTCTGCCTGATAACACCATAGACAGTGCCTATTCTAATCTAGCTTTACAGTGGTGCGGCGATCTTTCCAGTAGCTTAAACGAGACGGCTCGGGTACTCAAATCCGGGGGCGAGTATCATTTGGCGATTGTTACCCAAGACAGCTTACTTGAGCTTTCAGAGTTAGGTTTTAGGGTGAATGCATTCAGGTCGATGGAGGAGATCCTGAGTCATTTTGATCGGGAACTGTGGCAAATTATGTCGTTTGAGACGACGGCTATTAGCGTTTATTTTGCCGATCTGAAGTCGTTACTCTATTCCATTAAAGGTGTTGGAGCCTCTATTCATGCCAATGCTAATAACAAGCCAAGCCATGGGATCCGCGGCAGAGGCGATTGGAAAAAGTTATTGGCAATAGCAGAACTAAGCCGAACTCCCCAAGGGCTTCCGCTGACTTATCAAATTGCTACTATTTCAGCTAAGAAACGAATACCAATTGAAATAAGTATGTAA
- a CDS encoding M3 family metallopeptidase gives MRRNLITIAIGMVFVLGGCSAQSGDTPQTQIKADMTTQQNADNVLLHPSPLQDQAPQFDKITTADYLPAFRLGMAQDDKDITKIINNPAPASFDNTVAAMETSGTLLNRVSRMFFNLSGLISDDEMIQIQNTVLPELTAHQDNIYLNRDLFARIEIIYQDKDTLKGEQKRLTELYYNNFLRAGAKLSVGDQAKIRDINTSLAKTGADFSQNVLKSFKNDVILVTDKNQLSGLSADEIASLAAAAKSTGREGYMITLVNTTRQPILANLNNRELRQRIWEASANRAMDTNGPLAVKLATLRAEKAALLGYPTWAAYTVADQMAKTPDAVFDILDDLVPKAVAKAEIEANDIRNEMAREGVSFELQPWDWAFYAEKVRQQKYSLDESQIKPYFEFNRVLKDGLFYAMNRLYGIDIKPRTDLPVWQEDVMAFEVFNKDGSSIGLFYLDPYARPGKNGGAWMDEFVTQSGLLGTHPVVYNALNIPKPAAGKPTLMTFDEVTTMFHEFGHAVHGLFSEVKYPSIAGTATARDFVEFPSQFNEDWDINPEVIAHYAKHYQTGEPIPAKLLNKILKSHKFNQGHDTTEYLAAAILDMEWHSIAPGTRIDNVEEFEHKVLAKHGIDYAPVPPRYKTSYFSHSFGGGYSAGYYAYLWTEVLAADAFSYMDTTGGLTLENGNKYREAILSKGNSQDLMGDYMHFRGNKPTTDALLKRRGLKD, from the coding sequence ATGCGCAGAAATTTAATAACAATCGCAATAGGTATGGTATTTGTGTTGGGTGGATGTTCCGCTCAATCTGGCGATACGCCGCAAACTCAAATAAAGGCAGATATGACCACTCAACAAAATGCCGACAACGTGCTACTGCATCCCAGTCCATTGCAGGATCAGGCACCACAATTCGATAAAATAACCACCGCTGATTATCTACCTGCATTTCGTTTGGGAATGGCTCAAGATGATAAAGATATCACTAAGATCATCAATAACCCGGCCCCGGCTAGCTTCGATAATACCGTCGCGGCGATGGAAACTTCCGGCACACTGCTAAACCGCGTATCTCGCATGTTTTTCAACCTTTCAGGCCTAATATCCGATGATGAGATGATACAGATCCAGAACACAGTACTGCCTGAACTAACGGCCCATCAGGATAATATCTATCTCAATCGAGACCTATTTGCCCGTATCGAAATAATTTACCAAGATAAAGACACACTAAAAGGTGAGCAGAAGCGCCTTACCGAACTCTATTACAACAATTTCCTGCGTGCAGGAGCCAAGCTCTCTGTGGGAGATCAAGCTAAGATACGAGACATCAATACATCTCTGGCCAAAACCGGCGCCGACTTCTCGCAAAATGTTTTAAAGTCGTTTAAAAATGATGTGATTCTCGTCACCGATAAGAACCAACTTAGCGGTTTATCCGCCGATGAAATTGCCTCACTCGCCGCAGCCGCTAAATCCACTGGCAGAGAGGGTTATATGATAACCCTGGTTAATACCACCAGACAGCCCATACTTGCCAATTTGAACAACCGCGAGCTTCGCCAGAGGATATGGGAGGCATCCGCAAACCGAGCCATGGATACTAATGGTCCCTTAGCCGTAAAGCTTGCAACGCTGCGGGCTGAGAAAGCTGCACTGCTTGGTTATCCGACATGGGCTGCTTATACCGTTGCCGATCAGATGGCCAAGACCCCCGATGCAGTGTTCGATATTCTCGATGATCTTGTGCCTAAGGCCGTCGCCAAGGCTGAAATTGAAGCTAATGACATACGTAATGAAATGGCCAGAGAGGGGGTCAGTTTTGAGCTGCAACCTTGGGACTGGGCTTTTTATGCCGAAAAGGTCCGTCAGCAGAAGTACAGCCTTGATGAAAGCCAGATTAAGCCTTACTTCGAGTTTAACCGGGTATTGAAAGATGGGCTATTCTACGCCATGAATCGACTCTACGGCATAGACATCAAGCCCCGTACAGACCTTCCCGTGTGGCAGGAAGACGTAATGGCATTCGAAGTGTTTAACAAAGACGGTAGCTCTATCGGCCTCTTCTATCTCGACCCCTATGCGCGTCCAGGTAAGAATGGCGGCGCCTGGATGGATGAATTTGTCACACAATCTGGACTATTAGGTACTCATCCTGTGGTGTACAACGCACTGAATATCCCTAAACCCGCAGCAGGTAAACCAACTCTGATGACCTTCGATGAGGTCACCACCATGTTCCATGAGTTTGGTCACGCTGTTCATGGCCTATTCTCCGAAGTGAAGTACCCCAGTATCGCAGGAACCGCTACGGCTCGAGACTTCGTCGAGTTCCCCTCTCAGTTTAACGAAGACTGGGACATCAACCCTGAGGTGATCGCCCACTATGCCAAGCACTATCAGACCGGTGAGCCCATCCCAGCCAAGCTGTTAAACAAGATCCTTAAGTCCCACAAGTTTAATCAGGGCCATGACACCACAGAATATCTTGCCGCCGCTATCTTAGATATGGAGTGGCACTCAATAGCACCCGGCACGCGTATCGATAATGTTGAAGAATTTGAACATAAAGTATTAGCCAAACACGGTATAGACTACGCGCCAGTGCCCCCCAGATACAAGACCAGCTATTTCAGCCACAGTTTCGGCGGCGGATATTCGGCTGGTTACTATGCCTACCTGTGGACGGAAGTGTTGGCTGCCGACGCCTTCTCCTACATGGATACAACGGGCGGCTTGACTCTAGAAAATGGTAACAAATACCGCGAAGCCATCTTATCCAAGGGAAATAGCCAAGATTTGATGGGAGATTATATGCATTTCAGGGGGAATAAACCGACCACTGACGCCCTACTCAAGCGCAGGGGGTTGAAGGACTAA